CCACTGATTCTCTGGTTCTTGACGCGACGCCGTGAAACACAACCAGAGGATACGAAAACTTCCAGTAACAGTCCCCTGCCTCGTGTCTCGATCGTGATCGCTGCTTACAAAGAAGAAACAGTGATTCTGGAACGCCTGAATAATCTTGCCAAACTCGATTACCCCAGTGATCGACTGGAAATCCTGATTGGCTGTGATGGAAATGAAGACCTGACGGGGGAACTAGAGGGCATCTCAAAACCTTTTTAATAGTGTAAATAAACACCCAAGAATTACAAAGCTTTCGTAGAGGTAATCGTGATATTCCCAGCGCGTGACAATGCGACGATAGTTGTGGAGCCAGGCAATACTGCGTTCCACAATCCAACGTCGTTTGAAGCGTGGAAGCTTTCGACCATCTTGCGTCGGCGGTTTGACTCTCGATTTTCGATGCGGGCAGATCAGATCGATATTCTTTTCCATCAGCCGTTTGCGCAACGAGTCCGAATCGGCGGCTTTGTCATAAACAAGTCGCTCGGGTTGTCGATTTTGCAATGTGATTTTTTCAAGCAGCGGTTCGATCAGCTTGACTTCGCTACGACGGGCCGATTCTGTGTCGATCGCCACAGGTGTCCCGTGACGATCGACAAAAATCATGACCTTTGTGCCTTTGCCACGACGAGTCGGGCCAACTCTTCTACCCCTTTTTTTGCCGAGGCAAAAGTGCCATCAGCAAAGGTTTCCGAGAAATCAATCTGGCCAGCATCATCCATTCGTTCCAAGATGATTTGCCAGGCAGATAAGAGCCGCCCTTCGATCGTCCATTGCTGGAAACGTCGATGGCACGTCGCTTTTGAGGGATACTCTCTTGGTAAATCTTTCCATCGTGCTCCTGTCACCAAAATCCAGAGAATGCCTTCCAGGCAATCTCGTGGATGGGCTTTTGGACGTCCTCCCTTTTTGGAAGGGGGAGTCCAGGGAAACAGTTTTGCGACTAAAGACCATTGTTTATCGGTCAAAACGACCGGGCGTTCCGTCCTGGACGCTGTTTTTGTGGAAACCCGTTTTCGTTTGGGCCACCAGACCAGCGTCATATACATAAGAAATTCTCCTTTCAGGAGAACACTTCATGCAAAAGACGCGCCAAACCGTTCACTTTTTTTGACGTTATGAGACAACCTCTAGTCAAATCGTATGACAATGAGCAAATTAGACTGATTCAATTTGAACAACGCCGCGGCAAAGCATCGGTTCTGAATGACTGTGTTCCCCAAGCTACAGGAGAAATCATTGTCTTTTCCGATGCAAACACAAATATGGACCCCCAATGCATTAAACAGCTTGTCAGACATTTCCAGCACGAAACCGTCGGCTGCGTCTGCGGTCAGCTGATCCTGGAAGACCCAGCTACTGGAAAGAATGTAGATGGCCTGTACTGGAAATATGAAAATTTCCTCAAACATTGTGAAACAAAGATCGGAGCAGTTCTTGGAGTCAATGGTGCCATTTATGCACTTCGCAAGTCTCTCTATTCTCCTATACCACCAGAGACAATCATCGACGATTTTCTGATCGGCATGCGGGTACATCTGGGAGGGCACCGTCTCATTTACGATGACTCTGCCATAGCCAGAGAAGAAACTGCGACTTCCGTCCACGCAGAATTCAAGCGGCGAATCAGAATCGGGACTGGAGCCTTTCAGAGTTTAAAGTATCTCAAAGGCTTGCTGAACCCCAGATACGGATCGATCGCATTCGCATTCTGGTCGCATAAACTACTGCGCTGGCTGTGTCCGGCTTTTATGAC
This genomic interval from Gimesia alba contains the following:
- a CDS encoding transposase, with the translated sequence MIFVDRHGTPVAIDTESARRSEVKLIEPLLEKITLQNRQPERLVYDKAADSDSLRKRLMEKNIDLICPHRKSRVKPPTQDGRKLPRFKRRWIVERSIAWLHNYRRIVTRWEYHDYLYESFVILGCLFTLLKRF
- a CDS encoding transposase — its product is MYMTLVWWPKRKRVSTKTASRTERPVVLTDKQWSLVAKLFPWTPPSKKGGRPKAHPRDCLEGILWILVTGARWKDLPREYPSKATCHRRFQQWTIEGRLLSAWQIILERMDDAGQIDFSETFADGTFASAKKGVEELARLVVAKAQRS
- a CDS encoding glycosyltransferase family protein — translated: MSSLPIQFLFWSSIALIIYAYAGYPLILWFLTRRRETQPEDTKTSSNSPLPRVSIVIAAYKEETVILERLNNLAKLDYPSDRLEILIGCDGNEDLTGELEGISKPF
- a CDS encoding glycosyltransferase family 2 protein, with the protein product MRQPLVKSYDNEQIRLIQFEQRRGKASVLNDCVPQATGEIIVFSDANTNMDPQCIKQLVRHFQHETVGCVCGQLILEDPATGKNVDGLYWKYENFLKHCETKIGAVLGVNGAIYALRKSLYSPIPPETIIDDFLIGMRVHLGGHRLIYDDSAIAREETATSVHAEFKRRIRIGTGAFQSLKYLKGLLNPRYGSIAFAFWSHKLLRWLCPAFMTLALVANLCLLQNPIYQITLLAQGLFYLTAFVGMKCVKGNRILKLCRVPGMFVQMNLALAIGFFRWLFVTQTGTWERTERSQTVALPVDEQDLTNPDLPPHGSETPETEFTQTSKS